The Drosophila innubila isolate TH190305 chromosome 3R unlocalized genomic scaffold, UK_Dinn_1.0 2_E_3R, whole genome shotgun sequence genome has a segment encoding these proteins:
- the LOC117792479 gene encoding fasciclin-1 isoform X2: protein MFARCKLSALAALLLLCCCGCLAPNAVDAAELADKLRDDSELSQFYSLLEQNQVANSTLALRSCTIFVPTNEAFQRHKGTTHVLYHITTAAFSQKQLKTSVSSDMEGNPPLYITHGRNGDIYVNNARIIPSLSVELTNKEGKRQVMHIIDEVLEPLTAKSSSTDLNNMDAMQFMRNADQLNIGANGLRTYRAQVTMNKKESLYESPGLHTFLVPVDEGFKMSSRSTLVDGKVIDGHVIPNTVIFTAASQHDEPKTSAAFEDQLKVTVSFIKEKDGKMYVKSRTMSGDAKHPEGVVLALIVKANIPVKNGVVHLIHRPLVIIDTTVTEFLQSLKFLTDNGENGALRKFYEVIMDAGGEVLDGIAKMSEVTILAPSNEAWNVSSIDNIVRDRKRIVDIIKMHIIRDRLNVGKIRQKNANMIAQVPTENNRTFLYFNVQGEGADAVVTVEGGGVNATVLQADVAQTNGYVHIIDRVLGVPHNTVLGKLQTDPMMSDTYRMGEFSHFNDQLNNTQRRYTFFVPRDKGWQQTELDYPSAHKKLFMRDFHYHSKNLLERHLVIADQVYTMKDLAQMSLTTDQVVLPTLRDSLKVKVEEEAGRYVIYWNYKKINVYRPDVECTNGIIHVIDYPLMEEKDIVVSGGSYLPESSICIMLANLIMITVAKFLN from the exons TTTTACAGTCTGTTGGAGCAGAATCAGGTTGCAAATTCGACATTAGCTTTGCGCTCCTGCACGATCTTCGTGCCGACGAATGAAGCCTTCCAGCGTCACAAGGGCACCACACATGTCCTCTATCACATCA CCACCGCTGCGTTTAGTCAGAAACAACTGAAAACGAGCGTGTCATCGGACATGGAGGGCAATCCTCCACTGTATATTACACATGGACGCAATGGTGACATCTATGTGAACAATGCACGCATTATTCCATCGCTCAGTGTAGAGCTGACCAATAAGGAGGGCAAGCGTCAG GTCATGCACATTATCGATGAGGTTTTGGAGCCCCTCACTGCCAAGTCTTCCAGTACAGATTTGAATAATATGGATGCTATGCAATTTATGCGAAACGCCGATCAATTGAATATAGGCGCCAATGGATTGCGAACATATCGCGCCCAAGTGACGATGAACAAGAAGGAATCGCTTTATGAGTCGCCCGGACTCCACACTTTCCTGGTGCCCGTAGATGAAGGATTTAAG ATGTCATCTCGCAGCACTTTGGTGGATGGCAAGGTTATCGACGGTCATGTCATACCGAACACTGTCATTTTCACTGCCGCCTCACAGCACGATGAACCCAAGACTTCAGCTGCCTTTGAGGACCAACTCAAGGTCACTGTCAGCTTCATTAAGGAAAAAGATGGCAAGA TGTATGTGAAATCCAGAACAATGAGTGGCGATGCAAAGCATCCAGAGGGCGTGGTGCTGGCTTTGATAGTTAAGGCCAACATTCCCGTTAAAAACGGCGTTGTCCATCTGATTCACCGTCCGCTGGTGATCATCGACACCACCGTCACAGAGTTTTTACAG TCGTTAaag TTTCTGACC GATAACGGCGAGAACGGAGCATTGCGTAAATTCTACGAGGTTATTATGGATGCTGGAGGTGAAGTTCTGGATGGCATCGCTAAAATGTCGGAGGTTACCATTTTGGCGCCCAGCAACGAGGCATGGAACGTGTCATCAATCGACAATATTGTGAG AGATCGCAAGAGAATAGTCGATATTATAAAGATGCACATCATTAGGGATCGCTTGAACGTCGGAAAGATCAGACAGAAGAATGCTAACATG ATCGCCCAGGTGCCCACGGAAAATAATAGAACCTTCCTGTATTTCAACGTTCAGGGCGAGGGTGCCGATGCTGTGGTCACTGTTGAAGGTGGTGGCGTCAATGCCACTGTGCTGCAGGCTGATGTGGCACAAACCAATGGATATGTGCATATAATTGATCGTGTTTTGGGCGTGCCACATAACACTGTGCTGGGCAAACTTCAAACCGACCCGATGATGAG CGACACCTACAGAATGGGAGAGTTCTCACACTTTAACGATCAGCTGAATAATACTCAGCGCCGATACACTTTCTTCGTTCCGCGCGACAAGGGATGGCAACAGACCGAACTGGATTATCCCTCGGCGCATAAGAAACTGTTTATGCGCGACTTTCACTATCAT TCAAAGAATCTATTGGAGCGTCATCTGGTCATTGCGGATCAGGTGTATACCATGAAAGATCTGGCACAAATGTCACTCACCACCGATCAGGTGGTGCTACCAACATTGCGTGACTCACTTAAGGTTAAGGTCGAGGAGGAAGCTGGAC GATATGTGATCTATTGGAATTACAAGAAGATCAATGTTTATCGGCCGGATGTGGAGTGCACCAATGGCATTATCCATGTCATCGATTATCCGCTGATGGAAGAGAAAGACATTGTTGTGAGCGGAGGTAGCTATTTGCCAGAATCAAGCATTTGCATCATGTTGGCCAACCTCATAATGATAACAGTAGCAAAGTTCTTGAACTAA
- the LOC117792479 gene encoding fasciclin-1 isoform X3, with amino-acid sequence MFARCKLSALAALLLLCCCGCLAPNAVDAAELADKLRDDSELSQFYSLLEQNQVANSTLALRSCTIFVPTNEAFQRHKGTTHVLYHITTAAFSQKQLKTSVSSDMEGNPPLYITHGRNGDIYVNNARIIPSLSVELTNKEGKRQVMHIIDEVLEPLTAKSSSTDLNNMDAMQFMRNADQLNIGANGLRTYRAQVTMNKKESLYESPGLHTFLVPVDEGFKMSSRSTLVDGKVIDGHVIPNTVIFTAASQHDEPKTSAAFEDQLKVTVSFIKEKDGKMYVKSRTMSGDAKHPEGVVLALIVKANIPVKNGVVHLIHRPLVIIDTTVTEFLQDNGENGALRKFYEVIMDAGGEVLDGIAKMSEVTILAPSNEAWNVSSIDNIVRDRKRIVDIIKMHIIRDRLNVGKIRQKNANMIAQVPTENNRTFLYFNVQGEGADAVVTVEGGGVNATVLQADVAQTNGYVHIIDRVLGVPHNTVLGKLQTDPMMSDTYRMGEFSHFNDQLNNTQRRYTFFVPRDKGWQQTELDYPSAHKKLFMRDFHYHSKNLLERHLVIADQVYTMKDLAQMSLTTDQVVLPTLRDSLKVKVEEEAGRYVIYWNYKKINVYRPDVECTNGIIHVIDYPLMEEKDIVVSGGSYLPESSICIMLANLIMITVAKFLN; translated from the exons TTTTACAGTCTGTTGGAGCAGAATCAGGTTGCAAATTCGACATTAGCTTTGCGCTCCTGCACGATCTTCGTGCCGACGAATGAAGCCTTCCAGCGTCACAAGGGCACCACACATGTCCTCTATCACATCA CCACCGCTGCGTTTAGTCAGAAACAACTGAAAACGAGCGTGTCATCGGACATGGAGGGCAATCCTCCACTGTATATTACACATGGACGCAATGGTGACATCTATGTGAACAATGCACGCATTATTCCATCGCTCAGTGTAGAGCTGACCAATAAGGAGGGCAAGCGTCAG GTCATGCACATTATCGATGAGGTTTTGGAGCCCCTCACTGCCAAGTCTTCCAGTACAGATTTGAATAATATGGATGCTATGCAATTTATGCGAAACGCCGATCAATTGAATATAGGCGCCAATGGATTGCGAACATATCGCGCCCAAGTGACGATGAACAAGAAGGAATCGCTTTATGAGTCGCCCGGACTCCACACTTTCCTGGTGCCCGTAGATGAAGGATTTAAG ATGTCATCTCGCAGCACTTTGGTGGATGGCAAGGTTATCGACGGTCATGTCATACCGAACACTGTCATTTTCACTGCCGCCTCACAGCACGATGAACCCAAGACTTCAGCTGCCTTTGAGGACCAACTCAAGGTCACTGTCAGCTTCATTAAGGAAAAAGATGGCAAGA TGTATGTGAAATCCAGAACAATGAGTGGCGATGCAAAGCATCCAGAGGGCGTGGTGCTGGCTTTGATAGTTAAGGCCAACATTCCCGTTAAAAACGGCGTTGTCCATCTGATTCACCGTCCGCTGGTGATCATCGACACCACCGTCACAGAGTTTTTACAG GATAACGGCGAGAACGGAGCATTGCGTAAATTCTACGAGGTTATTATGGATGCTGGAGGTGAAGTTCTGGATGGCATCGCTAAAATGTCGGAGGTTACCATTTTGGCGCCCAGCAACGAGGCATGGAACGTGTCATCAATCGACAATATTGTGAG AGATCGCAAGAGAATAGTCGATATTATAAAGATGCACATCATTAGGGATCGCTTGAACGTCGGAAAGATCAGACAGAAGAATGCTAACATG ATCGCCCAGGTGCCCACGGAAAATAATAGAACCTTCCTGTATTTCAACGTTCAGGGCGAGGGTGCCGATGCTGTGGTCACTGTTGAAGGTGGTGGCGTCAATGCCACTGTGCTGCAGGCTGATGTGGCACAAACCAATGGATATGTGCATATAATTGATCGTGTTTTGGGCGTGCCACATAACACTGTGCTGGGCAAACTTCAAACCGACCCGATGATGAG CGACACCTACAGAATGGGAGAGTTCTCACACTTTAACGATCAGCTGAATAATACTCAGCGCCGATACACTTTCTTCGTTCCGCGCGACAAGGGATGGCAACAGACCGAACTGGATTATCCCTCGGCGCATAAGAAACTGTTTATGCGCGACTTTCACTATCAT TCAAAGAATCTATTGGAGCGTCATCTGGTCATTGCGGATCAGGTGTATACCATGAAAGATCTGGCACAAATGTCACTCACCACCGATCAGGTGGTGCTACCAACATTGCGTGACTCACTTAAGGTTAAGGTCGAGGAGGAAGCTGGAC GATATGTGATCTATTGGAATTACAAGAAGATCAATGTTTATCGGCCGGATGTGGAGTGCACCAATGGCATTATCCATGTCATCGATTATCCGCTGATGGAAGAGAAAGACATTGTTGTGAGCGGAGGTAGCTATTTGCCAGAATCAAGCATTTGCATCATGTTGGCCAACCTCATAATGATAACAGTAGCAAAGTTCTTGAACTAA
- the LOC117792479 gene encoding fasciclin-1 isoform X1, with the protein MFARCKLSALAALLLLCCCGCLAPNAVDAAELADKLRDDSELSQFYSLLEQNQVANSTLALRSCTIFVPTNEAFQRHKGTTHVLYHITTAAFSQKQLKTSVSSDMEGNPPLYITHGRNGDIYVNNARIIPSLSVELTNKEGKRQVMHIIDEVLEPLTAKSSSTDLNNMDAMQFMRNADQLNIGANGLRTYRAQVTMNKKESLYESPGLHTFLVPVDEGFKMSSRSTLVDGKVIDGHVIPNTVIFTAASQHDEPKTSAAFEDQLKVTVSFIKEKDGKMYVKSRTMSGDAKHPEGVVLALIVKANIPVKNGVVHLIHRPLVIIDTTVTEFLQSLKFLTDNGENGALRKFYEVIMDAGGEVLDGIAKMSEVTILAPSNEAWNVSSIDNIVRDRKRIVDIIKMHIIRDRLNVGKIRQKNANMIAQVPTENNRTFLYFNVQGEGADAVVTVEGGGVNATVLQADVAQTNGYVHIIDRVLGVPHNTVLGKLQTDPMMSDTYRMGEFSHFNDQLNNTQRRYTFFVPRDKGWQQTELDYPSAHKKLFMRDFHYHSKNLLERHLVIADQVYTMKDLAQMSLTTDQVVLPTLRDSLKVKVEEEAGHLHDEFASHEWTGYVIYWNYKKINVYRPDVECTNGIIHVIDYPLMEEKDIVVSGGSYLPESSICIMLANLIMITVAKFLN; encoded by the exons TTTTACAGTCTGTTGGAGCAGAATCAGGTTGCAAATTCGACATTAGCTTTGCGCTCCTGCACGATCTTCGTGCCGACGAATGAAGCCTTCCAGCGTCACAAGGGCACCACACATGTCCTCTATCACATCA CCACCGCTGCGTTTAGTCAGAAACAACTGAAAACGAGCGTGTCATCGGACATGGAGGGCAATCCTCCACTGTATATTACACATGGACGCAATGGTGACATCTATGTGAACAATGCACGCATTATTCCATCGCTCAGTGTAGAGCTGACCAATAAGGAGGGCAAGCGTCAG GTCATGCACATTATCGATGAGGTTTTGGAGCCCCTCACTGCCAAGTCTTCCAGTACAGATTTGAATAATATGGATGCTATGCAATTTATGCGAAACGCCGATCAATTGAATATAGGCGCCAATGGATTGCGAACATATCGCGCCCAAGTGACGATGAACAAGAAGGAATCGCTTTATGAGTCGCCCGGACTCCACACTTTCCTGGTGCCCGTAGATGAAGGATTTAAG ATGTCATCTCGCAGCACTTTGGTGGATGGCAAGGTTATCGACGGTCATGTCATACCGAACACTGTCATTTTCACTGCCGCCTCACAGCACGATGAACCCAAGACTTCAGCTGCCTTTGAGGACCAACTCAAGGTCACTGTCAGCTTCATTAAGGAAAAAGATGGCAAGA TGTATGTGAAATCCAGAACAATGAGTGGCGATGCAAAGCATCCAGAGGGCGTGGTGCTGGCTTTGATAGTTAAGGCCAACATTCCCGTTAAAAACGGCGTTGTCCATCTGATTCACCGTCCGCTGGTGATCATCGACACCACCGTCACAGAGTTTTTACAG TCGTTAaag TTTCTGACC GATAACGGCGAGAACGGAGCATTGCGTAAATTCTACGAGGTTATTATGGATGCTGGAGGTGAAGTTCTGGATGGCATCGCTAAAATGTCGGAGGTTACCATTTTGGCGCCCAGCAACGAGGCATGGAACGTGTCATCAATCGACAATATTGTGAG AGATCGCAAGAGAATAGTCGATATTATAAAGATGCACATCATTAGGGATCGCTTGAACGTCGGAAAGATCAGACAGAAGAATGCTAACATG ATCGCCCAGGTGCCCACGGAAAATAATAGAACCTTCCTGTATTTCAACGTTCAGGGCGAGGGTGCCGATGCTGTGGTCACTGTTGAAGGTGGTGGCGTCAATGCCACTGTGCTGCAGGCTGATGTGGCACAAACCAATGGATATGTGCATATAATTGATCGTGTTTTGGGCGTGCCACATAACACTGTGCTGGGCAAACTTCAAACCGACCCGATGATGAG CGACACCTACAGAATGGGAGAGTTCTCACACTTTAACGATCAGCTGAATAATACTCAGCGCCGATACACTTTCTTCGTTCCGCGCGACAAGGGATGGCAACAGACCGAACTGGATTATCCCTCGGCGCATAAGAAACTGTTTATGCGCGACTTTCACTATCAT TCAAAGAATCTATTGGAGCGTCATCTGGTCATTGCGGATCAGGTGTATACCATGAAAGATCTGGCACAAATGTCACTCACCACCGATCAGGTGGTGCTACCAACATTGCGTGACTCACTTAAGGTTAAGGTCGAGGAGGAAGCTGGAC atCTACATGATGAGTTTGCTAGTCACGAATGGACTG GATATGTGATCTATTGGAATTACAAGAAGATCAATGTTTATCGGCCGGATGTGGAGTGCACCAATGGCATTATCCATGTCATCGATTATCCGCTGATGGAAGAGAAAGACATTGTTGTGAGCGGAGGTAGCTATTTGCCAGAATCAAGCATTTGCATCATGTTGGCCAACCTCATAATGATAACAGTAGCAAAGTTCTTGAACTAA